The following are from one region of the Arachis duranensis cultivar V14167 chromosome 10, aradu.V14167.gnm2.J7QH, whole genome shotgun sequence genome:
- the LOC107471109 gene encoding oxysterol-binding protein-related protein 4C-like: protein MALLLAPYLHTALLRRRSSATSNDAAALLRRTTSSPCSSALLRVSFANHATSAPSISARFALSSTIGLEANFSYKSTHSFLGFGGNQKVVKGKILNSSTLNVLYEVDGHWDRTIKVKDTNNRKARVIYDAKEVINGLQAPIVKDAEDSTFGIQEAENL from the exons ATGGCTCTTCTCCTTGCACCATATCTTCACACGGCTCTGCTACGCCGCCGCAGCTCTGCTACTTCGAATGACGCCGCAGCTCTCTTACGTCGCACCACCTCCTCGCCGTGCTCTTCTGCTTTGCTCCGCGTCTCCTTTGCTAATCATGCCACCTCTGCTCCGTCTATCTCTGCTCGATTCGCTCTCTCATCCACGATAG GACTTGAGGCTAATTTTTCTTACAAATCAACTCATTCTTTTCTTGGATTTGGTGGAAATCAGAAAGTGGTCAAAGGGAAAATCCTTAATTCATCAACTTTGAATGTTCTGTATGAAGTTGATGGTCATTGGGATAG AACAATAAAAGTGAAGGATACAAATAACAGAAAAGCGAGAGTGATATATGATGCAAAAGAAGTTATTAATGGGCTGCAAGCACCAATTGTTAAGGATGCAGAG GATAGTACTTTTGGCATCCAAGAAGCAGAAAACCTCTAG
- the LOC107471047 gene encoding uncharacterized protein LOC107471047 encodes MEFTQLLFHIIVCFFFLSLVYDTINATKINNPEVGFNYDFLVGLDHEVPSDPNLIGNRSPPPTKHSFSKDIGLDRTVSSGPNPIHNGLSPPPPPNGPPPRKYSFSKIIGLDRIVPVGPNPIHNDVPTLPNPNGPPPRKYYSFSNDIGLDRTVPSGPIPIHNGLPPPPPPPNGPPPRKYSFSKIIGLDRIVPVGPNPIHNDVPTLPNPNGPPPRKYSFSKIISLDRIVPVGPNPIHNDVPTLPNPNGPPPRKYYSFSNDIGLDRTVPSGPNPIHNGLPPPPPPNGPPPRKYSFSKIIGFDRIVPVGPNPIHNDVPTLPNPNGPPPRK; translated from the coding sequence ATGGAATTCACTCAACTTTTGTTTCATATCATTGTTTGCTTCTTTTTTCTGTCACTTGTTTACGACACTATAAATGCTACTAAAATTAATAATCCTGAGGTAGGTTtcaattatgattttttagttGGTCTCGACCATGAAGTTCCATCTGATCCAAATCTAATCGGTAATAGAAGTCCTCCTCCTACAAAACactctttttcaaaagataTAGGTCTCGACCGTACCGTTTCAAGTGGTCCAAATCCAATCCATAATGGATTGTCGCCGCCACCACCACCAAATGGACCTCCTCCCAGAAAATACTCTTTCTCAAAGATTATAGGTCTCGACCGTATCGTTCCAGTTGGTCCAAATCCAATTCATAATGATGTGCCAACGCTGCCAAATCCAAATGGACCTCCTCCCAGAAAATACTACTCTTTCTCAAACGATATAGGCCTTGACCGTACCGTTCCAAGTGGTCCAATTCCAATCCATAATGGATtgccgccgccgccgccgccgccaaATGGACCTCCTCCCAGAAAATACTCCTTCTCAAAGATTATAGGTCTCGACCGTATCGTTCCAGTTGGTCCAAATCCAATTCATAATGACGTGCCGACACTGCCAAATCCAAATGGACCTCCTCCCAGAAAATACTCTTTCTCAAAGATTATAAGTCTCGACCGTATCGTTCCAGTTGGTCCAAATCCAATTCATAATGACGTGCCAACGCTGCCAAATCCAAATGGACCTCCTCCTAGAAAATACTACTCTTTCTCAAACGATATAGGTCTTGACCGTACCGTTCCAAGTGGTCCAAATCCAATCCATAATGGATTGCCACCGCCGCCGCCGCCAAATGGACCTCCTCCCAGAAAATACTCTTTCTCAAAGATTATAGGTTTCGACCGTATCGTTCCAGTTGGTCCAAATCCAATTCATAATGACGTGCCGACGCTGCCAAATCCAAATGGACCTCCTCCCAGAAaataa